One region of Baekduia soli genomic DNA includes:
- a CDS encoding zinc-binding dehydrogenase: protein MRVHGRQAHRDHRGLGRRRALRDPARPRRRRRRDRRRTAHRGAGRARRLRGGHGAGPGGRAVRRDPRRHRRPGPGHLDQAHRPARRGRLAGVHRPRRRGLPHACPVRRRARGPGPGLFIFEELRRENCGAADLARLARRVAEGRLEVKIDLTTSWRDADTAIRALREGRIAGKAVLTVD from the coding sequence GTGCGGGTTCATGGTCGGCAAGCGCATCGCGATCACCGGGGCCTCGGGCGGCGTCGGGCGCTTCGCGATCCAGCTCGCCCGCGACGCCGGCGCCGACGTGACCGCCGTCGCACGGCGCACCGCGGGGCTGGCCGAGCTCGGCGCCTGCGAGGTGGTCACGGAGCTGGCCCCGGAGGGCGAGCGGTTCGCCGGGATCCTCGACGGCATCGGCGGCCCGGCCCTGGGCACCTCGATCAAGCGCATCGCCCCGCACGGCGTGGTCGTCTCGCTGGCGTCCACCGACCCCGCCGACGTGGTCTACCCCACGCGTGCCCTGTTCGCCGGCGCGCCCGGGGCCCGGGTCCAGGGCTGTTCATCTTCGAGGAGCTGCGCCGGGAGAACTGCGGCGCCGCCGACCTGGCCCGGCTGGCCCGGCGCGTCGCCGAGGGCCGCCTGGAGGTCAAGATCGACCTCACGACCTCGTGGCGCGACGCCGACACGGCGATCCGCGCGCTGCGCGAGGGCCGCATCGCCGGCAAGGCCGTGCTGACCGTCGACTGA
- a CDS encoding M20/M25/M40 family metallo-hydrolase produces MRPASEAERRRLGELFAELCAIPSPSGQEAAVGARVQELLRGWGYAPQSDAHGNVLARREAGRASSVLLCAHLDTVPHGDIPIEPVLVNEGWENRHDAILGADNKAAIAVMLLAAQRASIEGAPVDLELLFTTGEETALAGAKAFDIAVLRSRLGYVYDHATPIGEIVMAAPTYYRLEAELHGRAAHAGIRPEDGRSAIVAAARAIAAMRLGRLDPETTANIGWISGGPAGATNVVPERCRMLGEARSLDAAHAEAVVAEMVDHLHDAANEPSCECDLDVTVERLFEGYRHPPDSPAVAAAQRALGACGYTPRPIVSGGGSDANAFEVAGLHCVCLANGTERNHEPTERVSVAALDGMLDVTFALLDACAEG; encoded by the coding sequence GTGAGGCCGGCCTCCGAGGCCGAGCGGCGCCGCCTCGGCGAGCTGTTCGCCGAGCTGTGCGCCATCCCGTCGCCGTCCGGCCAGGAGGCTGCGGTCGGCGCTCGGGTGCAGGAGCTGCTGCGCGGCTGGGGCTACGCTCCGCAGTCCGACGCACACGGCAACGTCCTGGCCCGCCGTGAGGCCGGCCGTGCGAGCAGCGTGCTGCTCTGCGCCCACCTCGACACCGTCCCGCACGGTGACATCCCGATCGAGCCCGTCCTCGTCAACGAGGGCTGGGAGAACCGCCACGACGCGATCCTCGGCGCCGACAACAAGGCGGCCATCGCGGTGATGCTGCTGGCCGCGCAGCGCGCGTCGATCGAAGGCGCGCCCGTCGACCTCGAGCTGCTGTTCACCACGGGGGAGGAGACGGCGCTGGCCGGCGCCAAGGCCTTCGACATCGCCGTCCTGCGCAGCCGCCTCGGCTACGTCTACGACCACGCCACGCCCATCGGCGAGATCGTCATGGCCGCGCCGACGTACTACCGCCTGGAGGCCGAGCTTCACGGCAGGGCCGCCCACGCCGGCATCCGTCCCGAGGACGGCCGCTCGGCCATCGTGGCCGCCGCCCGCGCGATCGCGGCGATGCGCCTCGGCCGGCTCGACCCCGAGACGACGGCGAACATCGGCTGGATCTCCGGCGGCCCCGCCGGGGCCACGAACGTCGTGCCCGAACGCTGCCGGATGCTCGGCGAGGCACGCTCGCTGGACGCCGCCCACGCCGAGGCCGTCGTGGCCGAGATGGTCGACCATCTCCACGACGCCGCCAACGAGCCCAGCTGCGAGTGCGACCTCGACGTGACCGTCGAGCGCCTCTTCGAGGGCTACCGCCATCCGCCGGACTCCCCGGCCGTCGCCGCGGCGCAGCGAGCCCTGGGCGCCTGCGGCTACACGCCGCGGCCCATCGTCAGCGGCGGCGGCTCGGACGCCAACGCGTTCGAGGTCGCCGGGCTGCACTGCGTCTGCCTGGCCAACGGCACCGAGCGCAACCACGAGCCGACCGAGCGCGTCAGCGTCGCGGCGCTGGACGGGATGCTCGATGTGACGTTCGCGCTGCTGGACGCCTGCGCGGAGGGGTAG
- the ppdK gene encoding pyruvate, phosphate dikinase has product MSEAAAATRWVYDFADGSREMRDLLGGKGANVAEMTRILGAERVPAGFTITTEACVAYMQGDKAFPDGLDGQVAEALGRLEAAAGKRLGDPEDPLLVSVRSGARESMPGMLDTVLNLGLNDASVAGLAARTGNERFAWDSYRRFVQMYGNVVLGIEGERFEDAIQAIKQDRGVTEDTDLDRAALEELTRTFQGFYDFPSDPQDQLRGAIQAVFDSWMGRRAVEYRRINRIPEDWGTAVNVQQMVFGNKGDTSGSGVAFSRDEVTGEPEPSGDFLPNAQGEDVVSGVRTPRDIRELKDWQPEVHAQLFEILRTLEAHYGDMQDTEFTVEEGRLYMLQTRNAKRPAQAAVRFAVDAVGEGLLDKGQAIATIEAEKLDALLHPTFDPDVTYEVLARGVAASPGAAKGAIVFTAEDAVAAAADDRAVVLVRPFTEAEDVAGFHAAQGVLTSEGGKASHAALVARGMGVPAVTGAGTLEIDVRAGEVRLDGAVVLREGDLIAIDGTTGTVTTDDVVLIDPVMSDEFRTVLAWCDELRRLDVRTNADTPEDAVKAREFGAQGIGLCRTEHMFFGEDRHDKMVRVILADGDEERRSALAELLPLQQGDFEGIFAAMDGLPVTIRLLDPPLHEFLPKLHDVEAQAERARIERSDDLDHLEHTLDRVRSLQEVNPMLGTRGVRLGILYPAIYEMQLEGIFRALLAARAAGTDVHVEVMVPLVDYERELELLRGLIERVGAAHDLVAGRDYLIGTMIELPRACLLADWIAHEADFFSFGTNDLTQTALGFSRDDIEGRILARYIEMKVFDRSPFETLDAPGVGQLVRMGAWLGRKTKAGLKLGVCGEHGGDPDSIDFFHHSGIDYVSCSPYRVPVARVAAAQAAVRDDGGDGAGW; this is encoded by the coding sequence ATGAGCGAAGCGGCGGCGGCGACCAGATGGGTCTACGACTTCGCCGACGGATCGCGCGAGATGCGCGATCTGTTGGGGGGCAAGGGCGCGAACGTGGCGGAGATGACGCGGATCCTCGGGGCCGAGCGGGTCCCGGCGGGGTTCACGATCACCACGGAGGCCTGCGTGGCCTACATGCAGGGCGACAAGGCGTTCCCCGACGGGCTCGACGGCCAGGTGGCCGAGGCGCTGGGACGCCTGGAGGCCGCGGCGGGCAAGCGGCTGGGCGACCCGGAGGACCCGCTGCTGGTCTCCGTGCGCTCGGGGGCGCGCGAGTCGATGCCCGGCATGCTCGACACGGTGCTCAACCTGGGGCTCAACGATGCGTCGGTGGCGGGCCTGGCGGCCCGGACGGGCAACGAGCGCTTCGCATGGGACTCCTACCGGCGCTTCGTGCAGATGTACGGCAACGTGGTGCTGGGCATCGAGGGCGAGCGCTTCGAGGACGCGATCCAGGCCATCAAGCAGGATCGCGGCGTCACCGAGGACACCGACCTGGACCGCGCGGCGCTGGAGGAGCTCACGCGGACGTTCCAGGGCTTCTACGACTTCCCGTCCGACCCGCAGGATCAGCTCCGCGGCGCGATCCAGGCGGTGTTCGACTCGTGGATGGGCCGCCGCGCGGTCGAGTACCGGCGCATCAACCGCATCCCCGAGGACTGGGGCACCGCGGTCAACGTCCAGCAGATGGTCTTCGGCAACAAGGGCGACACGTCGGGCAGCGGCGTGGCGTTCTCCCGCGACGAGGTCACCGGCGAGCCCGAGCCCTCCGGGGACTTCCTGCCCAACGCCCAGGGCGAGGACGTCGTCTCGGGCGTGCGCACCCCGCGCGACATCCGCGAGCTGAAGGACTGGCAGCCCGAGGTCCATGCCCAGCTCTTCGAGATCCTGCGCACGCTGGAGGCCCACTACGGCGACATGCAGGACACGGAGTTCACCGTGGAGGAGGGCCGCCTCTACATGCTGCAGACGCGCAACGCCAAGCGCCCCGCGCAGGCCGCTGTGCGCTTCGCCGTCGACGCGGTGGGCGAGGGGTTGCTGGACAAGGGCCAGGCGATCGCGACGATCGAGGCCGAGAAGCTCGACGCGCTGCTGCACCCGACGTTCGACCCCGACGTGACCTACGAGGTCCTGGCGCGCGGCGTGGCCGCGTCGCCGGGCGCGGCCAAGGGCGCGATCGTGTTCACCGCCGAGGACGCGGTCGCGGCGGCGGCCGACGACCGCGCGGTCGTGCTCGTGCGCCCGTTCACCGAGGCCGAGGACGTCGCGGGCTTCCACGCCGCGCAGGGCGTGCTGACCTCCGAGGGCGGCAAGGCCAGCCACGCGGCACTCGTCGCGCGCGGCATGGGCGTGCCGGCGGTCACCGGGGCCGGGACGCTGGAGATCGACGTGCGGGCGGGCGAGGTGCGCCTGGACGGAGCGGTCGTCCTGCGCGAGGGCGATCTCATCGCCATCGACGGCACGACGGGCACGGTGACCACCGACGACGTCGTGCTGATCGACCCCGTCATGAGCGACGAGTTCAGGACGGTGCTGGCCTGGTGCGACGAGCTGCGGCGGCTGGACGTGCGGACGAACGCCGACACGCCCGAGGATGCGGTCAAGGCCCGCGAGTTCGGCGCGCAGGGCATCGGCCTGTGCCGCACCGAGCACATGTTCTTCGGCGAGGACCGCCACGACAAGATGGTCCGGGTCATCCTCGCCGACGGCGACGAGGAGCGCCGCAGCGCCCTGGCCGAGCTGCTGCCGCTGCAGCAGGGCGACTTCGAGGGCATCTTCGCGGCGATGGACGGGCTGCCCGTCACCATCAGGCTCCTGGACCCGCCGCTGCACGAGTTCCTGCCCAAGCTGCACGATGTCGAGGCCCAGGCCGAGCGCGCGCGGATCGAGCGCTCCGACGACCTCGACCACCTGGAGCACACGCTGGACCGCGTGCGCTCGCTGCAGGAGGTCAACCCGATGCTCGGCACTCGCGGGGTGCGGCTGGGGATCCTGTACCCGGCGATCTACGAGATGCAGCTCGAGGGGATCTTCCGCGCCCTTCTCGCCGCCCGCGCGGCGGGGACCGACGTGCACGTCGAGGTCATGGTCCCGCTCGTGGACTACGAGCGCGAGCTCGAGCTGCTGCGCGGCCTGATCGAGCGCGTCGGCGCCGCCCACGACCTCGTCGCCGGCCGCGACTACCTCATCGGCACGATGATCGAGCTGCCGCGGGCCTGCCTGCTGGCCGACTGGATCGCCCACGAGGCCGACTTCTTCTCCTTCGGCACCAACGACCTGACCCAGACGGCGCTGGGCTTCTCGCGCGACGACATCGAGGGCCGCATCCTCGCCCGCTACATCGAGATGAAGGTCTTCGACCGCTCGCCGTTCGAGACCCTCGACGCGCCGGGTGTGGGCCAGCTGGTGCGCATGGGGGCCTGGCTGGGGCGCAAGACCAAGGCCGGCCTCAAGCTCGGCGTCTGCGGCGAGCACGGCGGCGACCCCGACTCCATCGACTTCTTCCACCACTCGGGGATCGACTACGTGTCCTGTTCGCCCTACCGCGTGCCCGTCGCCCGCGTCGCCGCCGCCCAGGCCGCCGTGCGCGACGACGGCGGCGACGGGGCGGGCTGGTGA
- a CDS encoding glutaredoxin domain-containing protein, whose product MAAVTVYTTDPCSFCARVKQLLDTRGITFDEINLAKDPDGRAELLQRTGMMSFPQVLVGGELVGGFQETLAADRSGLLQDLLVKAAA is encoded by the coding sequence ATGGCTGCCGTCACCGTCTACACCACTGATCCCTGCTCGTTCTGCGCCCGCGTCAAGCAGCTGCTCGACACCCGCGGGATCACCTTCGACGAGATCAATCTCGCAAAGGACCCGGACGGTCGGGCCGAGCTGCTGCAGCGCACCGGGATGATGAGCTTCCCGCAGGTCCTCGTCGGCGGCGAGCTCGTCGGCGGCTTCCAGGAGACGCTGGCGGCCGACCGCTCCGGACTCCTGCAGGACCTGCTCGTCAAGGCCGCGGCCTGA
- the recO gene encoding DNA repair protein RecO: MPGALKTDAIVLRSMRFGEADRILHLYSVDRGRISAIAKGVRKTRSRFGGRLEPFVHVRLVLHQGRSDLLTVTGAETIDAHARLRDHGAALDGAGRACDAVARLFEDAEPHPPVFHLLSNQLSVLEADPGRATLANQLAFRLKLLVAAGLAPQLAACATCGEREHLVGFSGAAGGVVCGGCEAGSFPLDAESHAFLTEALGRRLADTPPGSPRALRQAERAIADTVEHHAHVRWRAASPG, encoded by the coding sequence ATGCCCGGAGCGCTGAAGACCGACGCCATCGTGCTGCGCTCCATGCGCTTCGGCGAGGCCGACCGGATCCTGCACCTCTACAGCGTCGACCGGGGCCGGATCTCGGCCATCGCCAAGGGCGTGCGCAAGACCCGCAGCCGCTTCGGCGGCCGGCTGGAGCCGTTCGTCCACGTCCGGCTCGTGCTGCATCAGGGGCGCTCTGACCTGCTCACCGTCACGGGCGCGGAGACGATCGACGCCCACGCCCGCCTGCGCGACCACGGCGCGGCGCTGGACGGCGCGGGCCGGGCCTGCGACGCCGTGGCCCGGCTGTTCGAGGACGCCGAGCCCCACCCGCCGGTCTTCCACCTGCTCAGCAACCAGCTCTCGGTGCTGGAGGCCGACCCGGGCCGCGCGACGCTGGCCAACCAGCTCGCCTTCCGGCTCAAGCTCCTGGTCGCCGCCGGGCTGGCGCCGCAGCTGGCCGCGTGCGCGACGTGCGGCGAGCGCGAGCACCTCGTCGGCTTCAGCGGCGCCGCGGGCGGTGTGGTCTGCGGCGGCTGCGAGGCCGGGTCCTTCCCGCTGGACGCCGAGTCCCACGCGTTCCTGACCGAGGCGCTCGGGCGGCGGCTGGCCGACACCCCGCCGGGCAGCCCGCGCGCGCTGCGCCAGGCCGAGCGCGCGATCGCCGACACCGTCGAGCATCACGCGCACGTCCGATGGCGTGCCGCCTCGCCCGGTTAG
- the xerD gene encoding site-specific tyrosine recombinase XerD, protein MAVVPEAPAARLYEHQVLDFLAYLEFERGLSRNTLEAYRSDLLQFGQYLREHDADVLTAGHAVLAGFLDALAAGSDQRPAARPATLQRKAACLRSFYRHLRREGIIDHDPTADLRAPRKSQKLPKVLSRGDVDALLRAPRGTDAGALRDRALLELMYACGLRASEAVTLQVGDIDLRAGVLRARGKGAKERLVPVGREAVTAVRIYLQRGRPALTATTDARELFVNRRGTGLTRQGLYKIVQRHARTVGLEDRMSPHTLRHTFATHLLAGGCDLRAVQEMLGHADVATTQIYTHLSAERLKDVYFQAHPRAGAGATDAKKPDQ, encoded by the coding sequence ATGGCCGTCGTCCCGGAAGCGCCCGCCGCGCGCCTCTACGAGCACCAGGTCCTCGACTTCCTCGCCTACCTGGAGTTCGAGCGCGGCCTGTCGCGCAACACGCTGGAGGCCTACCGCAGCGACCTGCTCCAGTTCGGCCAGTACCTTCGTGAGCACGACGCCGACGTGCTGACGGCCGGGCACGCCGTGCTCGCCGGCTTCCTCGACGCCCTGGCCGCCGGCAGCGATCAGCGGCCCGCCGCCCGGCCCGCCACCCTGCAGCGCAAGGCCGCGTGCCTGCGGTCGTTCTACCGCCACCTGCGCCGCGAGGGCATCATCGACCACGACCCGACGGCCGACCTGCGGGCGCCGCGCAAGAGCCAGAAGCTGCCCAAGGTCCTGTCGCGCGGCGACGTCGACGCGCTCCTGCGGGCGCCCCGCGGCACCGACGCCGGCGCGCTGCGCGACCGCGCGCTGCTCGAGCTCATGTACGCCTGCGGGCTGCGGGCCAGCGAGGCCGTCACGCTCCAGGTCGGCGACATCGACCTGCGCGCCGGCGTCCTGCGGGCCCGCGGCAAGGGCGCCAAGGAGCGCCTGGTGCCCGTCGGGCGCGAGGCCGTCACCGCCGTGCGGATCTATCTCCAGCGCGGCCGGCCCGCGCTGACGGCCACGACCGACGCGCGCGAGCTGTTCGTCAACCGCCGCGGCACCGGCCTCACGCGCCAGGGCCTCTACAAGATCGTCCAGCGCCACGCACGCACCGTCGGGCTGGAGGACCGGATGAGCCCGCACACGCTGCGCCACACGTTCGCGACGCATCTGCTGGCCGGGGGCTGCGACCTGCGGGCCGTCCAGGAGATGCTCGGCCACGCCGACGTCGCGACGACCCAGATCTACACCCACCTCTCGGCCGAGCGGCTCAAGGACGTCTACTTCCAGGCGCACCCCCGCGCCGGAGCGGGCGCAACGGACGCAAAGAAACCAGATCAATGA
- the mutM gene encoding bifunctional DNA-formamidopyrimidine glycosylase/DNA-(apurinic or apyrimidinic site) lyase, which translates to MPELPEVETIRRRLAPHLEGRRVAGLQISDARWCLPRAPVEVVDAVQGRRLEHLGRRGKYLIFTFEDEVHLLVHLRMTGNLLLDPAPGTPYERVAFTLDDGHVLRFCDPRRFGTGELALGDEALEAFLSARLGLEPLGPELTGARLRALARGRRAPIKAFLLDQRRIAGVGNIYADEALHRARIHPLRPAGALTLAQCEALAAAVRLVLAAGIDAGGSTIDDFRHPDGVRGAFQHDFLVHLRRGQPCLACGTTVVKMVAAGRGTYVCESCQPRPRARRAVRPRP; encoded by the coding sequence ATGCCCGAGCTGCCCGAGGTCGAGACGATCCGCCGCCGGCTGGCCCCCCACCTCGAGGGCCGCCGCGTGGCCGGGCTGCAGATCTCCGACGCCCGCTGGTGCCTGCCGCGGGCGCCGGTGGAGGTCGTCGACGCCGTGCAGGGACGCCGCCTGGAGCACCTCGGCCGGCGGGGCAAGTACCTCATCTTCACCTTCGAGGACGAGGTCCACCTGCTCGTGCACCTGCGCATGACCGGCAACCTCCTGCTGGACCCCGCGCCGGGCACGCCGTACGAGCGCGTCGCGTTCACGCTGGACGACGGCCACGTGCTGCGCTTCTGCGACCCGCGCCGCTTCGGCACGGGGGAGCTCGCACTCGGCGACGAGGCGCTGGAGGCCTTCCTGTCGGCGCGGCTGGGCCTGGAGCCCCTCGGCCCCGAGCTGACGGGGGCGCGGCTGCGGGCACTGGCCCGCGGCCGGCGCGCCCCGATCAAGGCGTTCCTGCTCGACCAGCGCCGGATCGCCGGCGTCGGGAACATCTACGCCGACGAGGCGCTGCACCGCGCGCGGATCCACCCGCTGCGCCCGGCCGGCGCGCTGACGCTCGCCCAGTGCGAGGCGCTGGCCGCCGCGGTGCGCCTGGTCCTGGCCGCCGGCATCGACGCCGGCGGCTCGACGATCGACGACTTCCGCCATCCCGACGGCGTGCGCGGCGCGTTCCAGCACGACTTCCTCGTGCACCTGCGCCGCGGCCAGCCGTGCCTGGCGTGCGGCACGACGGTGGTCAAGATGGTCGCCGCGGGCCGCGGGACCTACGTCTGCGAGTCCTGCCAGCCGCGCCCGCGGGCGCGGCGCGCGGTCAGGCCGCGGCCTTGA
- a CDS encoding sulfite oxidase-like oxidoreductase — MKLTSAVFGERGRHRARKLGIDPVRLPPGQSPTVKWPVLTAGPQPSVDVARWSLTFYGEIDEPYALRWDDLQALEQVEQVSDLHCVTRWSRFDQALGGVRVRDMLERARPRAAATHALVHSYGGYSTNLPLEALRDDDVLIAHRAGDGPLAAEHGGPARLVVPSRYLWKSAKWVQSIEILDHDEPGFWERNGYHNDGDPWTEQRTHADPYAFRSMRRRARGVDDPPR, encoded by the coding sequence GTGAAGCTCACCTCGGCGGTCTTCGGCGAGCGCGGGCGGCACCGGGCGCGGAAGCTCGGCATCGACCCCGTGCGCCTGCCGCCCGGGCAGTCGCCGACGGTCAAGTGGCCCGTGCTGACCGCCGGGCCGCAGCCGAGCGTCGACGTCGCGCGCTGGTCGCTGACGTTCTACGGCGAGATCGACGAGCCCTACGCCTTGCGCTGGGACGACCTGCAGGCGCTCGAGCAGGTCGAGCAGGTCTCCGACCTGCACTGCGTCACGCGCTGGTCGCGCTTCGACCAGGCCCTCGGCGGCGTGCGCGTGCGCGACATGCTCGAGCGGGCGCGCCCGCGCGCCGCCGCGACGCACGCGCTCGTGCACAGCTACGGCGGCTACTCGACGAACCTGCCGCTGGAGGCGCTGCGCGACGACGACGTGCTCATCGCCCACCGCGCGGGCGACGGCCCGCTGGCGGCCGAGCACGGCGGCCCGGCGCGCCTGGTCGTGCCCTCGCGGTACCTGTGGAAGTCGGCCAAGTGGGTGCAGTCGATCGAGATCCTCGACCACGACGAGCCCGGATTCTGGGAGCGCAACGGCTACCACAACGACGGCGACCCGTGGACCGAGCAGCGCACCCACGCCGACCCCTACGCGTTCCGGTCCATGCGCCGGCGCGCGCGCGGCGTCGACGACCCGCCGCGCTGA
- a CDS encoding NUDIX hydrolase, with amino-acid sequence MAHDARDFERTESRTAFDGRIVRVTVDTFRYADGHTGEREIVRTTGAAAIVAVDDEHVWLVRQPREAIDDPDSLELPAGRLDKAGEDPLGAAQRELAEEIGKRSDAWSALTRYQSSVGFTDEAVHVFLAEGVHDADGEHDSGEDERIEIVPWPLARLGEAIEQVRDAKTLIGLLLLERRRRGA; translated from the coding sequence ATGGCCCACGACGCGCGCGACTTCGAGCGGACCGAATCGCGGACCGCGTTCGACGGGCGGATCGTCCGCGTGACCGTCGACACGTTCCGCTACGCGGACGGGCACACGGGCGAGCGCGAGATCGTCCGCACCACCGGGGCGGCGGCCATCGTGGCCGTCGACGACGAGCATGTCTGGCTCGTCCGCCAGCCGCGCGAGGCCATCGACGACCCCGACAGCCTCGAGCTGCCCGCCGGGCGCCTGGACAAGGCGGGGGAGGACCCGCTGGGCGCCGCGCAGCGCGAGCTGGCCGAGGAGATCGGCAAGCGCTCCGACGCCTGGTCGGCGTTGACCCGCTACCAGTCCTCGGTGGGCTTCACCGACGAGGCGGTGCATGTCTTCCTGGCCGAGGGCGTCCACGACGCCGACGGCGAGCACGACTCCGGCGAGGACGAGCGCATCGAGATCGTCCCGTGGCCGCTGGCGCGCCTGGGCGAGGCCATCGAGCAGGTGCGCGATGCCAAGACGCTGATCGGCTTGCTGCTGCTCGAGCGCCGCCGCCGCGGCGCCTGA
- a CDS encoding phosphopentomutase, producing MRCRGPSRRRGLRRQRRGHAHPRGAGRRGLDLPVLGRLGLGCITTILGVPPAAAPVVHGRLHPLGPGKDSATGHWELMGAVTPVALPIYPHGFPADVLERMEQAAGRPFCCNRPYDGTAVIDDFGAHHLATGELILYTSADSVAQIAAHVDVLDEAALHAACRAVRAQLTGEHAVGRVIARPFTGPPGAFARTPGRRDFAIDPPSRTYLDELGDAGVAVHAVGKVSDLFAGRGIGHAHDGKTNTQALGATTALLSELEGGMIFTNLVETDQLYGHRKDVEGFARALQEIDAAVGTWLGLLRPGDLLVLTADHGVDPLTAHTDHTREHVPLLATGTGLDRHRHDGPMADVGATVLRWLTGREAPGLPGAPFAG from the coding sequence GTGCGGTGTCGGGGCCCTTCCCGACGCCGCGGACTACGGCGACAGCGGCGCGGACACGCTCACCCACGTGGCGCAGGCCGTCGGGGGCTGGATCTGCCCGTCCTCGGCCGTCTCGGCCTGGGCTGCATCACGACGATCCTCGGCGTGCCGCCCGCGGCGGCGCCCGTCGTCCATGGCCGGCTGCACCCGCTCGGCCCGGGCAAGGACTCCGCGACGGGGCACTGGGAGCTCATGGGCGCGGTGACGCCGGTCGCGCTGCCGATATACCCGCACGGCTTCCCCGCCGACGTGCTGGAGCGGATGGAGCAGGCCGCGGGCCGGCCGTTCTGCTGCAACCGGCCCTACGACGGCACCGCCGTCATCGACGACTTCGGCGCCCACCACCTCGCCACGGGCGAGCTGATCCTCTACACGTCGGCCGACTCGGTGGCCCAGATCGCCGCGCACGTCGACGTCTTGGACGAGGCCGCGCTGCACGCCGCCTGCCGCGCGGTCCGCGCGCAGCTGACCGGCGAGCACGCCGTCGGCCGGGTCATCGCTCGGCCGTTCACGGGCCCGCCCGGCGCGTTCGCGCGCACCCCCGGCCGCCGCGACTTCGCCATCGACCCGCCGTCGCGCACCTACCTCGACGAGCTCGGCGACGCCGGCGTCGCGGTGCACGCCGTCGGGAAGGTCTCCGACCTGTTCGCCGGCCGAGGGATCGGCCACGCCCACGACGGCAAGACCAATACGCAGGCGCTGGGCGCCACGACCGCCCTGCTGTCGGAGCTCGAGGGCGGCATGATCTTCACCAACCTCGTCGAGACCGACCAGCTCTACGGCCACCGCAAGGACGTCGAGGGCTTCGCCCGCGCGCTGCAGGAGATCGATGCGGCGGTGGGCACGTGGCTGGGGCTGCTGCGCCCGGGCGACCTGCTGGTGCTGACGGCCGACCACGGCGTCGACCCGCTGACCGCCCACACCGATCACACGCGCGAGCACGTCCCGCTGCTGGCCACCGGCACGGGCCTGGACCGCCACCGCCACGACGGCCCGATGGCCGACGTCGGCGCCACCGTGCTGCGCTGGCTCACCGGCCGCGAGGCGCCCGGGCTGCCGGGTGCCCCGTTCGCCGGCTGA